A genomic stretch from Pseudomonadota bacterium includes:
- a CDS encoding ribbon-helix-helix protein, CopG family, whose protein sequence is MMRINTIFPEEILEKLDHIAREEKKSRSMLLREAAEKLIYDYQQILEEGKRKRRVKLAIDTQDRLRKKSGRWDGVSEIRKWREMEG, encoded by the coding sequence ATGATGAGGATCAACACGATATTCCCAGAAGAAATATTAGAAAAGCTCGACCATATCGCCAGGGAAGAAAAGAAGAGCAGAAGTATGTTATTAAGAGAGGCAGCAGAGAAGCTTATTTATGACTATCAACAAATTCTCGAAGAGGGCAAAAGAAAAAGGCGTGTGAAGCTTGCCATTGATACACAAGACAGGCTCAGAAAGAAATCAGGCAGGTGGGATGGTGTCTCTGAGATAAGGAAGTGGAGAGAGATGGAGGGATGA